The nucleotide sequence GATTGCGCATAAGAGGACACAGATGCAAATAGCATCGTTAAAAATAAAAATTTAAAAATGTAGTTTTTTTTCATATAAAAAGGGTTCTGCTATTAATCATTAATAGTAAAAGTAATAAAACAGTCGCAAAAGCTATACCAAAATGATGTTAAAAAAAACTGTTTTTTATCGAAAAGGTTAAAATAATATCATTTGCATGTTACCAAAATGTTATTAAACGGCGTTTTAGTCTTATTCTTTTTGTTTAATTTTATCTTTGCAGCATCTAATATGATATGATAATTAATGGAAAAAAAAAGCATTAAAATACTTCTTGTAGATGATGAACCAGATATTCTAGAGATAGTTGGTTATAACTTGTCATCTGAAGGATACAAAGTTATTAAAGCTGAAAATGGAGTAGAAGCTGTAAAAAAGGCAAAGAAAGAAAAGCCACAGCTTATTATTTTAGATGTTATGATGCCTGAAATGGATGGTATTGAAGCTTGTGAGCAAATTAGATTAATTCCTGAACTTAAAGATGTAATCATCACTTTTTTAACAGCAAGGGGAGAAGATTACTCGCAAGTAGCAGGATTTGATGCAGGAGCAGACGATTATATTACCAAACCTATTAAACCTAAAGTGTTAGTAAGTAAAGTTAAAGCTTTATTGCGTCGTTACAAGGAGCAAGAAAAACAAGAAAATGTTTTAAAAATTGGTAATTTAACTATTGACAGGGATGAGTATAAAATTTTATTAAAAGGAAAAGAAATTGTACTGCCAAGAAAAGAGTTTGAATTATTATCTTTATTGACCTCTAAACCAGGAAAAGTATTTAAAAGAGACGAAATTTTAGATAAAGTTTGGGGAAATGAAGTTGTTGTAGGCGGAAGAACTATTGATGTTCACATTAGAAAACTTAGAGAGAAAATAGGTGACAACACATTTAAAACAGTTAAAGGAGTAGGGTATAAGTTTGTAAGTTAATGGCAAAAACCTTTAAAAGATCATATAAATTTGCGTTTAAATCGGCAATATTTATAACTGCAATTTTAACACTCTTAGTGAGTGTTTTTTTATATGCTCAACATTCACTTGATGTATTGGTTATTTCAGTCTTTGCAATAGCTAGTTTTTTAACGTCTTTTTTTATTATTCAGTATCGTGTGCAACAGTTCATATACAAGAGAGTGAAAAAGATTTATGATGATCTTACCTTATTGGAATCTAGCTCTTTTAGTACAAGTAGAATAACAACAGACATGGCAACTTTAACTCAAGAAATTGATAAATACGCCAAGAATAAGAAAATAGAAATAGAAGCTCTTAAAATACGTGAGCAATATAGAAAAGAATTTATTGGCAATGTCTCTCACGAGCTCAAAACACCATTGTTTATGGTGCAAGGTTATATTTCAACCTTAATAGATGGTGCCGCTGATGATAAAGTTATTAGGGAAAAATATTTAACAAGAGCAGAAAAAGGTGTTGAGCGTTTAATATATATTATTAAAGATTTGGATATGATTACCAAGTTTGAAGCTGGTGATTTAAGGTTAGATATTGGGTCATTTGATATTGTAGAATTAGTTGAAAATGTTTTTGAACTACTTGAAATGAAGGCTGCCAAGAAAAAAATAGCACTTACCTTCGATATGGATTATAAACATCCAATTATGGTAAATGGAGATAAGGAGCGTATACAGCAAGTATTATCAAATTTAGTGGTAAACTCTATTAAATATGGAGAAAAAAATGGGACTACAGAAGTTAGTATAGAAAACCTAATTAAAAATAAGGTAATAGTAAGGGTAACTGATAATGGAGAAGGTATTGAAAAAAATTATATACCAAGACTATTTGAGCGTTTTTATAGAGTGGATAAAAGCGGTTCTCGAAAAGAAGGAGGTTCAGGTTTAGGACTTGCTATTGTGAAACACATTATTGAAGCACATGAGGAGAAATTATATGTAGAAAGCGAATATGGTATTGGAAGTGAATTTTCATTTACACTCGAAAAGACTAAATAATTCATTATAGTCTGCTGTTTTCTCAATATTTGTAAAGCCTTTGTAAGCTATTATGTTGTTTAACTTCTCTAAAGTGAAATTATCTTGAGAACAAAAAGGAGCGACACCTTCCTTATCAAATTTTTTAGCTAAATATTCTTGCTCAAACTGCTCTGGAGTAGGAATAAAAAACGCTTTTTTTTCTAGTTTGGCTAAATCCATAATGGTCGTATATCCAGAACGAGATATAATAAGATCAGTTTCATTTATAGTTGTTTCAAGTTCTTTTGACGTCATATAATTATAGATTGTTAAATTATTTTGAGTTATTATTTTTTGTTTAGATTCAATAACTCCTTTTATAAAAATTACATTCCCATTATAATCTGTTAATTCCAAAAGCAATTTTTTTTCTAAAATTGTTCGCTGAGGTTCTGGACCAGATAATAAAATCATTAAATCATGCCTTTTTTGCAGATTCATTTTGCTAAACCTACTTAAAGCACCAATATACTTTGTTGTATTCAAGGTGTTGTAAGAATGGCCTAATTCTCCACTTAAATTATTATATCCTTCAAAATCAGGAATCCAACACTCGTCAAATTTCTTTATGATTTTCTGGTGTAATTTAGTACTCAACAAAGTGGTAGTTCCACTCAAGACATTTAATTGATGTGTCATATACACAGAGG is from Pontimicrobium sp. SW4 and encodes:
- a CDS encoding glycosyltransferase, with protein sequence MNLKKRILIAPLNWGLGHATRCIPIINALLINGFEPIIASDGNALSLLQKEFAELECIELPSYDIEYSKKGNHLRLKILKDAPRILKAIKAEHKIIQNLVAKNNIDGIISDNRFGVYSKKIPSVYMTHQLNVLSGTTTLLSTKLHQKIIKKFDECWIPDFEGYNNLSGELGHSYNTLNTTKYIGALSRFSKMNLQKRHDLMILLSGPEPQRTILEKKLLLELTDYNGNVIFIKGVIESKQKIITQNNLTIYNYMTSKELETTINETDLIISRSGYTTIMDLAKLEKKAFFIPTPEQFEQEYLAKKFDKEGVAPFCSQDNFTLEKLNNIIAYKGFTNIEKTADYNELFSLFECK
- a CDS encoding ATP-binding protein yields the protein MAKTFKRSYKFAFKSAIFITAILTLLVSVFLYAQHSLDVLVISVFAIASFLTSFFIIQYRVQQFIYKRVKKIYDDLTLLESSSFSTSRITTDMATLTQEIDKYAKNKKIEIEALKIREQYRKEFIGNVSHELKTPLFMVQGYISTLIDGAADDKVIREKYLTRAEKGVERLIYIIKDLDMITKFEAGDLRLDIGSFDIVELVENVFELLEMKAAKKKIALTFDMDYKHPIMVNGDKERIQQVLSNLVVNSIKYGEKNGTTEVSIENLIKNKVIVRVTDNGEGIEKNYIPRLFERFYRVDKSGSRKEGGSGLGLAIVKHIIEAHEEKLYVESEYGIGSEFSFTLEKTK
- a CDS encoding response regulator transcription factor; translation: MEKKSIKILLVDDEPDILEIVGYNLSSEGYKVIKAENGVEAVKKAKKEKPQLIILDVMMPEMDGIEACEQIRLIPELKDVIITFLTARGEDYSQVAGFDAGADDYITKPIKPKVLVSKVKALLRRYKEQEKQENVLKIGNLTIDRDEYKILLKGKEIVLPRKEFELLSLLTSKPGKVFKRDEILDKVWGNEVVVGGRTIDVHIRKLREKIGDNTFKTVKGVGYKFVS